The genomic window GGCAGGCCCTATCTTCTCTTTACATATAAAGGATTGCTGGTTCACATTAGAGCCCATTGGTATGCCACAGTAGACCAACCTTGTACATGGTCTTTCTAATGGACTGGATCTGCAGAAAGAGAGggcatatttttttaatatactgtATATAACTTAACTGACACTGACTATGGAGCTCTTCTGAGCATTTgagaaataaatttgattttgattataaaatcatagattcatcAGATATAGAGCTGGAATAGACCTTGGCATCTCatccagctccttcattttacaaaagacactgagaaatagaaagtcaagtgatttttgcccatagtcacacaaatGCCAGTTAGGTTTTGAACATAGCATTTCTGACTTCAGTTTCAGTCTACTGACTAGTACTAGGTTAATGAGTGCTTCAGAAACactttcaaaaattaataattttatatgttaATTCCTTATGAGGAAGCCATAATCCTGGGTTTATTTTCCTTGTTTACTTTTTTAGACCAAGTTACAGACCTGGGAGATAGGGGTATGgaaggattttttcattttttacaaagacaaatatctgtagtcattaaatatttatgaatgtCAGTCACTTTTCAGTACTAGCCTAAGAAAAAGGATGCTTGAAAGATACAAGTGGGACAAATAGTTTTGACAATTAGGATTACCTCCAGCAAGCCAAAACATATTGTAGCATTTCTTTTTACTAGATGTCTTTAAAAGAAGTCATATTCTCATTATTTAGatgttatataaaatatcaataatagaagaatgaaaattttcttagattgaaatttaaagtatttataaacaaatatatcaataaaacataaacaattttaaattatagGCATAAGTTTGTGATGTACTTAAATGAGACAAatcggggcagttaggtggtgcagtggatagagcactggccctggagtcaggagtacctgagttcaaattcggcctcaaacactaaataattacctagttgtgtggccttgggcaagccacttaaccccactgccttgcagaaatctaaacaaaaaaaaaattagaaatgagacAAATCTTTGAGGATTGTGGATTTAAAACATTTCTCCAAGAAAATGTAGGTCCTTAGGGAACTCAGCCTATATCTTATTCTGCTAAATAGAAAAAGACATAATGCTTAAACTAAGATCAAATTTTACTCAGTCGTGTCCTTAGTTTTTCCAATGGTTTATAATACTAACTAAATTTATGCATGTCTTCCCTTTTATAGAAGATGCATATAAAATCCGAATCCGGATTGATGATGAACCTGCTAATCTGGATATATTGGACACAGCTGGACAGGTGCGTGATTTTTAAAGCTCTAGTAATGAAAACTTTAACTCTAGTGAAGGGATTGGAAAAGTTGATATAGATGAGATCATTAGCCcaattctgtctttttcttttcatgcACTCTGACTCAGGATAGCAGGTAATCAATATACTTCTTCCTTAATCTTGGGCAACCAGGTACTATATTTGCTTCTAGTTCTGACAAAACAGAATgttcaatatttcttttctagGCAGAGTTCACAGCCATGAGGGACCAATATATGAGGGCAGGTGAAGGATTTATCATTTGTTACTCTATTACGGACCGTCGAAGTTTCCATGAAGTTCGAGAATTTAAACAACTGATCTATCGAGTTCGAAGGACAGATGACACACCTGTGGTCCTAGTAGGAAACAAGTCTGACCTGAGACAGCTGCGACAAGTaagaatgagaggaagattcTGTTGGTGCTGTCTGATGCTTTCTCTCCTTTTGTCTCTGTCTACTTTTACCTTGAATGGAAATTTTACTATTTGTGTCTCCTAAGTGGGGGACATCTGAAAATCTCCTTGCTATCAATATAATGCAAAAACATTTTGGATGCAAACTATTCTGGGGAATATTTTTTTGTGAAAGAAATAAACCATACATTTACAATGTAGGACAGACCGTATGGCCAGTGGAAAGGGCACAGAAGACCTTAGTTTGTATCCCACTTCTACCATTTTCTACCTATATAATCTTGGGGAAGTCTTCCAACCATTCTACATCAGAGgtttctcatctctgaaatgagggAAGTAAGACTAGATGACCTTCgagggtcccttctagctttcaGTCTATGATGCTGTGATTCTCTATTGCAAAAGAAGATCAGGTGACAAATGAAGACTCTCTTAAATAAGCATGAGTGGGTCCCTGGATATCATCCCCTAAACAGGTGAGGAACTTAGCTCAAAGTACAAAGGTTTCACTTCTTGACAACACTTGTGAGAATCATTTGGGAGACACAAAGGAAGATTTTAGGAATAGGTCTtagctttttaaaagtttctctaaGAGTgaggagaaacaaaattattagcTTTTAGTTCATAGCAGAAAGTCTTTCTCTTGTTTTAATCACTTTATCTGCCAAAAGCATATCAACAGGATTATAGAATTtgatagataaaattattttttagaaaggtAGATTCAAATCAGTTGGTTTTGGTATGAGCCAGTGCTTGGCCTAAATCTTAGCTTCATAGATGCTAAAATTAAAAGGTCATGAGTTCCATCTTCTGCACAGTGCAAAAATCTATGTTGCCTCCTTGACCAGTGTTTATCCACTCCTCCTCTGCCTGGATGCATTTAATAATGAGGAGCTTATTATCTCATAGGACAGCAACCCATCCCATTGGCAgggaacaaatttttttttttaacaacttcgTATTGTGTTCTTTCTCCAAGGTCACCAAAGAAGAAGGCATAGCTTTGGCCCGTGAATTCAGTTGCCCCTTTTTTGAAACTTCAGCTGCCTACCGGTACTACATCGATGACGTGTTCCATGCCCTTGTGAGGGAGATCcgtaagaaggaaaaggaggcagTTCTGGCTATGGAAAAGAAATCTAAACCCAAAAGCAGTGTGTGGAAAAGACTGAAGTCACCTTTCcgaaagaaaaaagattcagtAACTTGAAGGGACAAATTAAAATCTTATACCTGTGAACTGCAGCATATAACCAGAGCAGTCCAGTGATCTGCAGAGCTTGCTCTTCCCCCTGTTTGGACCATTGTTTTCTAAATAAGGCAGAGATGAAGGGATATGCCCACAGGGGTTTTCTAATGAGGTGACTTTTAAGAATAATGTCTCCTAGTTTTCAGGCTTATGAACCCAGTGGGCAGTATctccatttttgttttaaattgtcACTTTTGAGTTTAACCCATAAGTACTATGAACTCAGTTGCTGGTGTTAATATGTTAACACAAAATGTCTACACCCAGTGTAGGGTGTATCCCTCACAGTTGTACCAAGCTCCCAAGAGCGTAATTTTTCTGCTGTGCAATCTTTATTGTCTTTCAACTTTCAGTTTCCTGGGGTTGCCTCAAAGGAGGGACCTTTGTCTTTCCTGTTCATATGCTGCCTTCTAAAGGCAGAGCAGAAAGCCAGGGTGTCCAGGAAACCCGTTCAAGTCAGTGCTAAAGATCATCAGATAGCTGGTGGCTTGATTCACGTTGCCTTGTGTGAGATGAAAGACTGGAGGTGGTGAGACCATTAAGTGTATGCAGGGGCTTGGCTGGGAATAGATAAGGTAAGCTAATCATGGGATCCTCACAGCACTCAGATACAGGCCTTGTTTTCCTCATATGTGCCAAAATTACCGTGTTTACTGGGATAGCTGAATTCAAACAAATCAAACACAGTGAGGTTTCTCCTGTGGTTTTAATTTGCTTAGCTTGCACAGCTTTGCATTTCTTCAACCTCACTGAGGTTAATCCTATAGGAACCATCAGAGGATTGCCAAACCCTTCATTATGTAAATCCTCAGCCATAATCTTGGttagaatactttttttaaaaaaaaattttcaggggCATATAGACCTGTAATTTACCTGTCTTGCTTCTAGCTCCTTTTTTAAAACCCCATTGGTCTTTAAAAAGACAGCAAtacactgccatggggaggaccAAGATCTAGAGAAATGATGTTTTGGGTTCTTCACACCATTGAGATCTGACTATCCAGAGCCAATAAACTTGGTGCTTGAAAAAAGTTGTTATAACATTTAGATTTTATCAAGTTGTAGCTGTCATTAAGaagaccttttctttttttcttttttcttttttttaggtttttgcaaggcaaacggggttaagtggcttgcccaaggccacacagctaggtaattattaagtgtctgagaccggatttgaacccaggtactcctgactccaaggccggtgttttatccattacaccacctagcctccccaagaggaccatttcttaaaattttaaattcctgcCACTTTAGTTTATCCTTGAATTTCCTCACAAGAATTGTCTTGTCCTTGCTGAAATACCATCGGTGGTGTTGTTCTCtgtattatcattgtcattttgtaaagagagcttggaatgtatAGAGATGGGATGTAAAACTACTCAAAGTAATTCATATTTGTGGGAAAAACTTTTGACACTGTACACTTCTCTGCTTTGACCTTTAAGAAGTCCTTTAGGAAGTAGTTATAAAATACCtttttagaaagaattaaaattcccTATTACAACCTTCCTCAGATTTATAAGAGGACAGGATGGTCAGTTTGTTTTCCTCTTATGGGTTTGAAGAATAGTGTTTGTTTTATCTGGATATTGTTGCTAGATAATCATGTGCCACAATATTCAAGACAGGCAAAAAAGCATGACCGAAAATtaatattcagagaaaaatgacTTTCAGGGTCCTTTATGACTTTGGGGTTGAAGGGTAAAACAGTACCATGAAGCAACATTTCTccttattttaaatgtttaaagcaATTTAAATTTTGTGAGAGACATGAGGCGTGACATTGATAAGGAAACCATTTGTGTCATCCCAGAAACTAATAACTGCAATAGCAAAAAATGTTATCTTTCCCTTcaaacctcccctcccccccaaaaaaaagatttctaagaCAAAGAAGGGGAGAATTCTGTGCCATGtagcaggaaaaaaataactggcttttgtttttaagattgtcactttttttttaatttctgtggTTAATcggcaaatatttattaaactcctatgaAGTGGTGCTGTGCCAGGTGCTGTGAGGGCTACAAAGCCAAGTAAGGCACAGTCCTACATTTCCTCCTAAAGATAATTATCAATTGGTTAAATTTACAGTCCAAGAATTAGCTGGGTTAATGAAGCCTTTCTTTAACTTTCAGACCTTTTTTAGCCTAAAAGTTAAAAGCTGAAAGGCAGAAGAATAACCAGACCAGATGGTAAAATTGCTGCACCTAGAAGATTTGCTTTTTGGAATTGGGAAGGGAGCATGTTTCAATTTTGAAACAACTTGTTAATTCAACAGCAAGTCCTCGACTGTGATGATCAGGGAAAGGAAGATAATGCTTAtcatgtatttacatatatgaaGACATGAATTGTACTTGACAAAAtacaaaacttcaaaaaaaacctttcctgtTGTGCTTCTTTTGGTCTTCTGAGTGAAAGGGATTGGAACCATACTGTACCATGACAAAAGTAGTACTTTGTAATTTAAGGAAGATAGATTTTGGCAGGATACTGGGAAATTTTTACCAAAAATTAaaacatgtaattgaaaagtCTCAGGAAATCATTGCAGATGGAGGCTGGAGGATCCTGTGGGTCTCTATGTCTATTGTAAAGGGGATATTTGTTTAGAACTTGGACCTAGGAGATGGCCCCTGAGGTACCTTCCAACTCTGCTGTTACTTGATTCTGTGACTTTACAAAAGTACCACACATACATACCTTCATTAGCTCATATCATGACCTCTCTGCTCTCCTGCATCATGTCTCAAAGGGATGCTAGAGTAATAGAAGAATTGATCCCTGTCTTCAAGCCTATGCCCGCTCTCTAAGGATATATTGgacaaaaatatggaaaaaagaatatttgaaagcGTTTCAAGAGTGTATAAACAGGATAAAAGATAGTGGAATGTGGTAGTTAGAGGACCAGCAAGTAATGCTTCTGACATAAACCAGCCATATATGTGACTGGGGATAATTTGTTTATTAACTAATCAGTGAGTTAGGTAACTCTGAAGATGATAAATTACAGATAAGTTATTAATGTGTGTCTCTGGAGGAAGTTTTTTTTATAAGGAGTTCCccatatttataaaatcacaTATCCAGACAAAAatgtgagagaagagagaatttttaaaagttattgtgAAGGATAGTGAACTAAATGCATTCCCCATTCCTATTCAGGACATTAGAACTAATGGGTATAAATGTAAGTACAGGATAGTTACTAAACCAGTGGTTTCCAAACTTTAGTGATTCTTCACCGTTTTTTCATACTTCCTAGACACCATAAAACAATTTTCTCAGCTCCTATGCAAATGTTATAATTTGATAACATCCTAATACTAGAAATAATACTGATAACTATAcctttcatatttataataaagaaatgaaCAATGTGCAAGacacatttattgagtactttaACTATATGCAATTTTTTTCCATGCAAAGATTCTTGATATGATGTCATTGTGATATTGCTACCTAAAGTTCTGTATCAATCACTTTCCaagattgctatttttttttgtaacagCCATGATGGAAAATTTCTGTTTCATACAAATAAGATATGCACAGTAGTAAAATTTGTATTGCTTTTTATATTCTCTGCAAATTTATGTACACATTGTTCATACAGAGACCTCTTTATTCACTagtaaaagaaacagaatttaagGATCATATGCTTGTTTGTACTTCACAAGGCATGTCTGAACAAGAACATTCATGTTCAGAAGAATAATACCAAATATATGTCTATGGCAAATGAGtttcttaactatttttatttaggAATATGTTagcttttaggataaaataagaatttcttttATAGATTTTTCAAGTGAATAATAAACAGgttatttcttctatttcatttgtaGGTCACATTTttcaaactgaaaaaatattttgccttAAATATTCATAATTGTAGTTATGTTTCTTTCTGTATCAGCATGAATCTGAGACCCTTGTATCGATCTATTTAGAATCCTCAGTTTTGTATAAACCTCCAGCAAACACAAGTTTTAGGAGAAaagatttataaattaaatttatttcatgtttattgCTATCATTACAAAAAATGGTGCATCTTGTATCATCACCAGTAAATTTGAGCTTTGTCTTACCATTGGATTTCAATGATTGGAGAAGATTGAGGCTGACTACTTCACCCAGCTCTtcgtcacttaaatccaattttttGGAAAGTCAAGAAATCACCCTCTGTgatatcactggtcctctttaagaatgaaggacaatggggtggctaggtggcacagtggatagagcacaggccttggagtcaggaggacctgagttcaaatgcgacctcagacacttaataattacctagctgtgtggccttgggcaagccacttaaccccattgccttgcaaaaaaaaaaaaagaccttaaaaaaaagaatgaaggacaaacatcaagaaaaataacaattgttttggctcaaataaactttaaaaagatgGTCACACAAAAAAGCATATTTTGCTGCAGAAGAGCTTTGATTCCCTGCTGTCATATTGTCACAcaaggaattttccttttaatggctttttttttgccACATAGCTCTtgtaataatttgaaaaaaaaaaattgttcctctTCACTCATTTCTCCGTGTAAGTGATTATCTGTCTTGCTTACAAGGTATCCAAATTCTGCAAGTGACCAGTGCTTTTTTTAAACCAGTGCTTATTGGCCTCCATTTTATTGTAATCTCAATTGTGTTTTGTTGGATCTCTCACCattcatgattttcatttttaaaaatctatcatttatcttgaaaattgaaaattgattttttaattttgtcagcattggCATCAACAAATTTACAAAGTAACagctacatacatacatacatatagacatcAAATGAGCATATTTAAAACTACATCTTTTGTTTCAGCTACTTGCAATGTAAAAATTGGAATATATTAGCTTGGATTTAATCAAAAAAGGTTTTTGGACACATGGGCAATTCTATCACTACAGTATCTGTATTGGAATGATGCAAAACTGCTTTTCCTTTGATTCACCAGGCTTTggtttaatcttttttgtttgttttgcaagacaatagtgttaagtgacttgcctaagatcacacagctaggtaattattgagtgtctgagatcgcatttgaactcaggtccttctgactccaaggttggtgctctatccaccacaccatttAGCTGTCTCCATCTCAACCATTTTAATTACTATTTAAACCTAATAATTTGGTAGGTGACCTGATATATTAAGCCAATGGTTTCCAAATATTAGtgattctttacctttttttcatatcAAAGTGCTTTCtagaaatttttcataaaacaattttCTCAGTTCATATGCAAATGATTTAATCtgataattaatattaaataatattaaaattaaccttgataaatatatttttcatatttataacaaAGAAATGACCAATGTGCAAGATAGCTCTTAAGTACCTAATTTCCCCTGGGAAAAAATGTTCCTTGTCTTGCCAATATATTTTGCATGGAAATTTCCTTATTAGGTTTCATTCAactgaaagataaataaatttttatggaGAGCAAACTAGCAGTCTTTGCACCTCATCAGAATTAATACTTGTGAATCCCAATGATATTATAATGTGAACTTGaactttttaatttgtattcatgTGCTactactatttattttttctggacTAATTTTATCTCTCCAGTGGCTTTTTACTTCaaactagttttatttttatttactttaaaaattagagacaacaaaaaatttaagagaaatttaaatgattGACAGTTTCAACCATCTATCACCATTTTCAACTTACTTCAAATTTTTTATAATGTTagagggttttgtttttgcttttgttttttctttagaaaCCAGATTCTTATACTGTATTTATCAACTCACTGGATAATCAGTCTTAAGAGGGAGGCAACATGAGGGGTCTGGGAAACTTTTCTAGAAGTCCTTGTGAGCTTAAAAGAGTGTGAAATTCCAAAGAGCAATTTGGTAGTTAGCTAGGTTTCAGCTCAACAGAGAGAAAATACTTTCCAACTATGCAAAATAATCCTAGATTTGCTGGGCTATGTCAACATGTCTTCAGGTCAGCTCGTGGTACACTTCACCTGTTGAATAGCTATCCCTTGAACTTTGGAATTAGAAAGTTCTGGGGAAGAAATTTACAATCTGAACTAGGAAATCATAATTCTCTGATTAAAGAGATGGCTTCCCCATCTCTCAGGAACAGTCGAGTGAGAGCTTCCATGGAACAAGTTCTTTGtttgtctcttctcttccccatcctCCCCCCTGACAAGACAGTCCCAGAGGAAAATCCCTAAGGAAAAGTATTCTCTCTTTTAGACATTAGGAGATCATCTGAGAAAGTAATTACAGTGCTTAGACAGATTACAGAGTTTTCATCAAGTTTGTTCTGCTGAGAAGAAAAGATGGGTGCCCCTATCGCTAATCCCTGCTGGGTGTTGCATTTCTTTTGCTCTGTTGCTCTACCTGCTAAGCCAGTTTGCATTTCACCTTCGAGAGGGAACTTTCTAGTTACTTTAACTTTCGACTGAGGGAAGGAACTGCTAAAGCTGATGCTGAACTCATTTTTGCTGCCTTTTTTTTAAGGCTAACCTTGGAGAGACCTAAAATGGGCTGGGGTGTCTAGAGGAgacaagaaagccccaaatgggatcatgaagagtcaggcaggaattgaagggggtggggagtggaGGGTTAGTTATGGGGAAAGTATATTTCTGAGTATGTAAAAGATGCATTTTtcgggtggctagatggtgccatggagagagcactggccctggagtcaggagtacctgagtttaaatccaacctcagacagttaataattacctaactgtgtggccttgggcaagccacttaaccccattgccttgcaaaaacctttaaagaaaaagatgCATTTTTGATAAAAATCAGTCAGGTCTGATCCTTCATgatcccattcttttttctttatttttttttggcaaggcaaaagtaacttgtccaaggtcatacagctaggtaattattaaatgtctgaggtcacatttgaactcaggtcttcctgacttcagggcaggtg from Macrotis lagotis isolate mMagLag1 chromosome 2, bilby.v1.9.chrom.fasta, whole genome shotgun sequence includes these protein-coding regions:
- the RIT1 gene encoding GTP-binding protein Rit1 codes for the protein MEAGARAGGGGGGGPSGGSAAAAALAAAAQSREYKLVMLGAGGVGKSAMTMQFISHRFPEDHDPTIEDAYKIRIRIDDEPANLDILDTAGQAEFTAMRDQYMRAGEGFIICYSITDRRSFHEVREFKQLIYRVRRTDDTPVVLVGNKSDLRQLRQVTKEEGIALAREFSCPFFETSAAYRYYIDDVFHALVREIRKKEKEAVLAMEKKSKPKSSVWKRLKSPFRKKKDSVT